The Calothrix sp. PCC 7507 DNA segment TAGAGAACTCAGATTTTTTTATTGAAAAAGGTTTACGTATAAGTAGGGTGGGCAATGCCCACCAAAACCTTTATCTGGTGGGCGATGCCCACCCTACATGCATTTCAAAATTAAGTAGAGATCTCTTATATTTACAATAATATTTATACCAGTAAGAATAGGGCTTTTTATGATGTTTTTATCTTTGACAAGAATATACGAAAAATAGTATTTACCTATACAGCTTATATATTAATTAGTAAGTCTCATATCTTTTCTTATGTATTAAGCAGAGAAAGATTAACCACTTAATTTATCAGTTAACTATTGTACAAATCCAATAAAACCAAATGTTATATTTGCACATTACTGCAATTCAGAACAGAGTGTGAGGCTTTGAAAAAAATGTAACTCTTATGGCAGAATATTAATCAATGTAAAATATTAAAATGCTTAATAATCGTTATAAATCTGCCAAATGAAATGCTTAAATGTTCGGCGAAAACACTTTGGCTAAGGTTCTTAAGTCAAAGATAGACTGTTTTTAGATTACTTATTAAGAAATATATTAAGAAATATTTCTAAGCTCATTATGAACAAACTCAGCAAAATTAGTATGAAATGTATAGTTAATAAAGAACTAATTATGAGGCTCAAGTTTCAAGCCTTAAATCAGTTAACAGTAAATAGTCGTGATGAAAGTATGTGTTGTGGTGTCACATGCTCTTAATAAAGATATTTACCCAAGAAATAAAACTGATACTTCTGGTGCGTCGGCTATGCCATAAGCGGAGCTATGCCGCAGGCTTTACGACTGCGCTCGGCACAAGTCAGTACAAGTAACTGATACTTCGACTCCGCTCAGTACAAATAAATAGATATCAAGTTGGAATATGGATGTGGGTATTTATTGAGGCAAGAAAAGTTTTTCCTTGTCGCAAAATAATTTTGTGGTGAGTCATCAATGTCATGAAAAAAGAGGACACATCCAGGGGAGACTTGAGCCAAACATCTCAACGATTAGAGTAGGAAGAATCCATATGCCATATACAATTCCTAACAACAGTTGCGTTGGATGTGACAATTGCCGTCCCCAATGTCCTACAGGTGCAATCAAAATAGAAAACAATGAATACTGGATTGATCCTTCACTTTGTAACAATTGCGAAGGTTATTATCCCGAACCGCAATGTGTAATCGCTTGTCCAACCCAGTCTCCCATACCTTGGCAGGCGAAAAAGGGGAGATGCAAAGTTGAACCCAGAGATGCTACCAGCCCAGATTTATTTTCCAACGGGAAGAATCATCCATTTGCTTCAGCGATCGCTATATGGGAAGCTTGCAATGTATTAGCGCAACGCACATCCTTAAATTGGGAAATCGATGAAGCTGGATATCTGTCATATCGCCGACAAGTTAATCAAGGGCGGGGTGCGATCGCATTTCATCTCCAAGATCCACTCAATGTCAGCACTCGCACCACAGACTTAGCAACCATTGAGGCGCTAGACATCAAAGCCGCTTGCATCCATCTGATTTTTGCAGCTTACGCCACTACCTTAGAACAAGCTTGGGAGCAAGAATTTACCATTGACGAACGACAACTAGAGAAATATTTAGGGCTAGAAAAACGTAAAGACCTCAGCAAAAATGCCAAACTAGCTTCAATGAAGAATATCGTTCAACAAGCTTGCTCCCTGATAGTCTCCATTGACTGGCCACCACAAGGACGAGTGAGGGGATTCTCAGTTACAGGAAGCCGCTTGTGGCACTTACTAGACATTGAACACCACTTTCAAGAAGATGATTTAGGGTGTAAATATTTAGTGGGACTAACCTTCAAAATCAAAGCCGGGATATGGGCGCAGCATTTCTTAAACAAACAAGCATGTAAAGAACGCACCGCATTTTATCAATATGGTAGTCTCCCCAAAACCTTGCTAACCACAGTCATGAGCATTTGGCAGCAACACGAAGGAGCAGCTAGATTAATGCTATGGTTATTGTTTAAAACCAAAATGGGCAAAGAACAACGCATCACCATTCCTACCTTGCTGCGTGTGGCTTACGGTGAAGAAAAAGTTGCTCTAGCCTCCCGACAAAGAGAAGAACGCAAACGCCTACTGCGAACCTTTGAAAGTGATTTAGAAGTCCTCAACCATTACGGAATCAAGCCAAAATTCGACCCCATTACCTACCCAACAGAAATCCAACCATTGTGGGCAAAATTAATTGATATTCCCGAAGATCCCGAAGCAGCATTAGAATTTTGGACTAACGACGGTGGCTCTGAAACCCGCCTCACAGACACAGGCCCTCGTGGTAAATGGAATCTGCTGATGAATGCGCGGATTCTGTCCTTTGAACTCCCCCCAGAATGGGAACAACATAGTTCGGAAGTAGAAAAAAAGCAGCGCCGTACCCTGAATAAAGCCAGAAGAACCACTAAAATCACAACTGAATTGCTAGGTGAACAGATTTTGCAAGCACGTAAAAATCTCAATCTTTCCCAGAGAGAGTTAGCCAAGTTGACAGGTAAAAGCCAAAGCTGGATTCGTGACATAGAAAATGGTCGATTGAAAGCTAAGTTAGAAGACCAAGCGCTGTTAAGGAAAGTACTAAATATCGTTTAATTGCATCGGTCTGCAATGCGATCGCACATTTTTCGATTTGGTAAACTAAAGGCATTGATTGGGCTAAGTTGACCTATGACCATTGCGATCGACCAACCAATACAACAGAAGCCACTCAGCTGCGATGAGTTTCTTGCCCGTTATGGTGGCGATAACCGCTATGAACTGATTGATGGAGAGGTGTTCGATTTGGAACCAACAGGTCCGCATGAAGAGGTTGCAGCCTTCATTACCGTCAAGATATGTGTCCAGATCGATAAGATAGGCTTGTCTTGGTTTGTCCTTCAACGGGGATTATTGCGTCCTTCTAACACTGCTATGACAGCATTTCGACCGGATGTTGCAGTTATCGATCGAGATGAACTGATCAAAGAACCGCTTTGGTCTGACCAGTCGATCCTGACGCTAGGCAGTTCACTTAAATTTGTGGCGGAAGTTGTGAGTAGCAACTGGCAAAATGATTATGCCCGTAAGATCGAAGACTATGCCGTTTTAGGCATTCCCGAATATTGGATTGCAGATTACGCAGGACTAGGTGGTACTCGACACATTGGGAAGCCCAAACAGCCCACCCTCTCTATCTGTACGCTAGTAAATGGGGAGTATGAAATTCAGCAGTTTCAGGGGGATCAGACCATCGTTTCTCTAACCTTTCCAGATTTAAAGCTAAATGCTGAACAGGTGTTGAGGGCTGGCAGGTAAAACCACCGTGAGATCGATGCATATTAACAAGCGATCGCAGCATAACAAGTCGATGAAGCGGACGGGCGAGAGATTTCGATTGGGATGCCGAGGTTACTTGCCGCCGATTATATTGGTCGTTACAAATTTCAAACTAAATGCGATGTCTACGATGGTCTACGCCTACGCGCAAAGCGTTATCTTGAGCAAAATAGTCACGCACGGATCACAGTAATAGCACGTTGATTTTCCGTCACAACAACCTGCGTTGACAACCTCTCTTCAATTGGTAATGCATTTTTCCGTCTATCAAATATCAATAACCAACCAAAATCCAACCCCAAACGTGCTAAATAAGATTCTAATTGCTCGATTCCTTCAGTTTGGGGGTCGCGCTTTTTCTCACGCCATACTTTTAACTCAATAGCTAAAGTCACACTTCTATATCGCAAACATAAATCCATTCTGTCGCTCCCAATCGCATATTCTCGCTCCAGAGTACCACCACCATTAACAACACTCGTGTTGAGCGGAGTCGAAACACGATGCAAGAAAGCCATTAATACTAAATGAGGCGCAATTTCATGGTAAACAGCACTACCTAGTAAAGGTTCTCCATGTTGTCGCCAAAATTTGATAAACGCTGCTAACAACGCATCTGTATTTAATTCTCCTGACTGGGCTAACCAACTGGGGCTAATGTGAGGTAAACTATCCTGAGTTCCTTGGACTAAGACGCGGGGAATGACTTCGCGGTAAATCGGGTTAGAAATAACCAGTCCCCCTGCAGGATCACGTCGCAATAATCCTAAATCAATTAAATATTGGCGATCATCGGCTGGAGTATCCCCTAATGCAAGTCCAGCTAACATTGGTTCGATATCGCTAGATAAGCGGATGGAGATTGTATCACGCCAAGTTCCTAAAATTGCTAATTCTGCCGCACCTGGGTCATGATTAAATGCGCTGCCCACTTCTGCGGATACCATAACTGCTGTATAACGTCCACTGGCGGTAAGCTGTTGCGCTAGTGCTAACATGGCGGTGGTTTTACCTGTTTGTCGTGGTGCGTGAACGACAAAATAACTCTCTTGGGCGATCAGTACCTCCAAGTCGGGTAAACGACTGGTACCAGGTAGCATATAGTGTTTGTCGGGTTGACAAGGACCAGCGGTGTTGAACCAGCGAGACATGGGATGTTGGCAGATAGCGGACACTTTGAGTTTAGACGATTTTAGGGTTGAGAATGGGAGAGAGGAGACAGGGGGAAGAGGGTTTTAGACTTGCTTACTTTTCTTCACATAGTTTGATTTTATTGTGCCGACTTACTTATCACAATTTCCTCAAATTTACGCACCATACACCTTAACGATCGCCTCACCCATTCCCCTAATCTTGTCCACTAATTCCTGCGACTGTACTACCTTCACATTGCCACCAAAACCAATAATCCACCTTAGTAATTCCACATCATCCAAAGACCATTTAGGCAATACTACGCGAAAACGATTAGGAAAGACTTTATCTCCTGTTTTCTTGAGACAGAAAATTGTTTTAGGTAGCGTTAACCTTCCGCCTTCTACAGGTGGTGACATCTTCATTTGCTGTGGGGGAAATCTTTTTGTGCCCTCAGTAATAAATCGAAATATATTGTCAGTAAACCACAATTCTACAGTCATCCGAACCTGAGAACATTCTTGTTTATCCTGGCTGAGAAACTGACGCTGGTCATTAGCACTATATCCTAAAAAAATTCCCGCACCAGCCGCAGACAGTTTCTGCAATTTTTGTAATGACTTTTCTTGTTCCTGTCGGGATTGGACTTTGGTTTGGGGTTTACCAATAAACAATCTATCCAAGCGTTCAAACCGAAATAACCCTAATGCCATTTTCCTTGAGTGCAGATACCAGCGTTTTCAGACTTCCCTTTCCTGAATCTTGCAAAAATGGGTGATGCAGAATTAGGCGAATTGTTTGTACCAACCTTTGGAAAGTGTGAAAGTCAGAATAGGGGTGAGGGGAGAAGGGAGATAAATCA contains these protein-coding regions:
- a CDS encoding Uma2 family endonuclease translates to MTIAIDQPIQQKPLSCDEFLARYGGDNRYELIDGEVFDLEPTGPHEEVAAFITVKICVQIDKIGLSWFVLQRGLLRPSNTAMTAFRPDVAVIDRDELIKEPLWSDQSILTLGSSLKFVAEVVSSNWQNDYARKIEDYAVLGIPEYWIADYAGLGGTRHIGKPKQPTLSICTLVNGEYEIQQFQGDQTIVSLTFPDLKLNAEQVLRAGR
- a CDS encoding helix-turn-helix domain-containing protein, which codes for MPYTIPNNSCVGCDNCRPQCPTGAIKIENNEYWIDPSLCNNCEGYYPEPQCVIACPTQSPIPWQAKKGRCKVEPRDATSPDLFSNGKNHPFASAIAIWEACNVLAQRTSLNWEIDEAGYLSYRRQVNQGRGAIAFHLQDPLNVSTRTTDLATIEALDIKAACIHLIFAAYATTLEQAWEQEFTIDERQLEKYLGLEKRKDLSKNAKLASMKNIVQQACSLIVSIDWPPQGRVRGFSVTGSRLWHLLDIEHHFQEDDLGCKYLVGLTFKIKAGIWAQHFLNKQACKERTAFYQYGSLPKTLLTTVMSIWQQHEGAARLMLWLLFKTKMGKEQRITIPTLLRVAYGEEKVALASRQREERKRLLRTFESDLEVLNHYGIKPKFDPITYPTEIQPLWAKLIDIPEDPEAALEFWTNDGGSETRLTDTGPRGKWNLLMNARILSFELPPEWEQHSSEVEKKQRRTLNKARRTTKITTELLGEQILQARKNLNLSQRELAKLTGKSQSWIRDIENGRLKAKLEDQALLRKVLNIV
- a CDS encoding WYL domain-containing protein produces the protein MALGLFRFERLDRLFIGKPQTKVQSRQEQEKSLQKLQKLSAAGAGIFLGYSANDQRQFLSQDKQECSQVRMTVELWFTDNIFRFITEGTKRFPPQQMKMSPPVEGGRLTLPKTIFCLKKTGDKVFPNRFRVVLPKWSLDDVELLRWIIGFGGNVKVVQSQELVDKIRGMGEAIVKVYGA